One part of the Desulfovibrio sp. genome encodes these proteins:
- a CDS encoding DUF3150 domain-containing protein: protein MTQLVSDIRILDNLLALNLNVSLWSARRKMSQEDLGGAKLPPEDLASLGSKRIADPENLKVFGTLKARAFNYLDRHGVRFMSGWAIPEEKAGEIVQELLNIRTEFQKEKEAFLADYDQNVQAWIEKHHQWGKIIRNSLVGPDYVRARMDFRWQLYKVAPLEQHADNTAVLEAGLAEEVQGLGGTLFDEVAKSADDIWRRVYYGRTEVTHKALSPLRTLHAKLTGLSFVEPHVTPVADIVQAALLRMPKKGNITGTDLLLLQGLVCLLKDSTALVPHAQKVVEGYGPASVLDALLAGPGAIVEQDESTMQVDGAVDEEDDEPILPDITEADSPLPHPAIPSLGLW, encoded by the coding sequence ATGACACAACTTGTTTCTGACATCCGCATTTTGGACAATTTATTGGCCCTCAACCTTAACGTCAGTTTGTGGTCAGCCCGACGCAAAATGAGTCAGGAAGACCTGGGCGGCGCAAAGCTGCCCCCTGAAGACTTGGCATCGCTGGGTTCCAAGCGCATTGCCGATCCGGAAAACCTCAAAGTATTCGGCACACTCAAGGCCCGCGCCTTCAACTATCTTGACCGGCACGGGGTACGGTTCATGTCTGGCTGGGCCATCCCTGAAGAAAAGGCTGGCGAGATCGTGCAGGAGCTGCTCAACATCCGCACCGAATTCCAGAAAGAAAAGGAAGCATTTCTGGCTGACTATGACCAAAATGTGCAGGCATGGATTGAGAAGCACCATCAATGGGGCAAAATTATCCGCAACTCCCTTGTAGGGCCTGATTATGTACGCGCCCGCATGGATTTCCGCTGGCAGCTGTATAAGGTGGCCCCGCTTGAGCAGCACGCAGACAACACCGCTGTACTGGAAGCCGGATTAGCGGAAGAGGTACAGGGCCTCGGTGGCACGCTGTTTGATGAGGTGGCCAAGTCAGCTGACGATATATGGCGCAGAGTTTACTACGGAAGGACGGAAGTGACCCACAAGGCACTTTCGCCGCTGCGCACCCTGCATGCCAAGCTCACAGGCTTGTCCTTCGTAGAGCCTCATGTAACCCCGGTGGCTGACATCGTGCAGGCTGCACTGCTGCGCATGCCCAAGAAGGGCAACATCACCGGCACAGATCTGCTGCTGTTGCAGGGTCTAGTTTGCCTGCTCAAGGACAGTACGGCCCTTGTGCCCCACGCCCAAAAAGTTGTTGAGGGTTATGGCCCGGCCTCTGTATTGGATGCGCTGCTGGCCGGTCCGGGCGCTATAGTTGAACAGGATGAAAGCACGATGCAGGTAGATGGTGCTGTTGATGAAGAAGATGACGAGCCCATTCTGCCCGACATCACCGAGGCGGACAGCCCGTTGCCGCATCCTGCCATACCCAGCCTGGGCCTGTGGTGA